In one Fusarium falciforme chromosome 5, complete sequence genomic region, the following are encoded:
- a CDS encoding Zn(2)-C6 fungal-type domain-containing protein, with translation MPDPEIAQFTGVFRTRDAHRITRNRKPVSCTACQRRKSRCDRARPSCGACRRRDETAGCVYGEAPDSSRREMQSKVAKLEEIVKRLAAASGGQKRVESCPRDGSDAAYHGETSWEAVFQSIHDIQSVLNTEEEEEQPEEPENLPALDIVLGGVTPVTIDELRSSMPSRQDADVLVRTYFDAKFLVVPFTHERHFWRRYELFWSRPHESNLLWLSIMFSVLSLGAMIAKVKSPLLETVAEPSFYMHRSAQCLITGEYLNARPYSVEALMMFAHSRNVQKVDSDATIWSLYGLAVRLAQRRGYHLDAARVSPNITPFEAEMRRRTWFMVQTSDLLFSFQLGMPPMIYQEVCDADHPRNLTDDDFDEDTDVPPSRPPIYPTPLLAWRIKSHLCRLIRRVLIHTLAVEPRPYEETMGLQAELEAFYDGIPPCYNIRPINSTSPEDQGHTIMHRLILELSYRKTLCVLHRPYLSVAKDEPRYRLSRDICRAAAQRILDLHLEFDEAIREGGRMYHDRFMVSSLTLHDFLVAAMILCLDLCESTDTSPYDRQHRIQLLQRAHAIWNERGAKSKDARHAAKVLHAILIRVEAPAATTISEPGTLETASTEYAYIDGGTSGAMPDLSGISIAEYSIDYQEFLPMENYFGSAEGFDWISIDHYLRSGNVNEPQ, from the exons ATGCCAGACCCCGAAATCGCCCAGTTCACGGGCGTCTTCCGCACCAGGGACGCCCACCGCATCACGCGAAACCGCAAGCCCGTCTCGTGCACCGCTTGCCAGCGCCGCAAGTCGAGGTGCGACCGTGCAAGGCCCTCGTGCGGCGCCTGCCGGAGGCGCGATGAGACGGCGGGATGCGTCTACGGCGAGGCGCCTGATAGTAGCAGGCGCGAGATGCAGTCCAAGGTCGCAAAGCTCGAGGAGATTGTCAAGCGCCTCGCCGCGGCCTCTGGTGGACAGAAGAGGGTGGAGAGTTGTCCGAGGGATGGATCGGACGCTGCGTATCATGGGGAGACATCGTGGGAGGCTGTGTTTCAAAGCATCCATGATATCCAAAGCGTTCTCAAcactgaagaggaggaggaacagcCAGAGGAACCCGAGAACTTGCCTGCCTTGGATATCGTCCTTGGAGGCGTCACTCCCGTCACAATCGACGAGCTTCGATCCAGCATGCCCTCTCGCCAAGACGCAGACGTCCTCGTACGTACCTACTTCGACGCAAAGTTCCTCGTCGTGCCCTTTACCCACGAGCGACACTTCTGGCGGCGTTACGAGCTCTTCTGGTCGAGGCCCCACGAGTCCAACCTCCTCTGGCTCAGCATCATGTTCTCTGTCCTCAGCCTGGGCGCCATGATCGCCAAAGTCAAGAGCCCCTTGCTGGAAACGGTTGCGGAGCCGAGCTTCTATATGCACCGCTCGGCGCAGTGCCTCATCACGGGGGAGTACCTCAACGCGAGGCCGTACTCGGTCGAGGCGCTCATGATGTTTGCACACTCTCGCAACGTCCAAAAGGTAGACTCGGACGCCACGATATGGTCGCTCTACGGCTTGGCTGTCCGTCTAGCTCAGCGCAGGGGGTATCACCTGGACGCGGCCAGGGTCTCTCCAAACATCACGCCCTTTGAGGCTGAGATGCGTCGTCGGACTTGGTTCATGGTCCAGACGTCTGACCTGCTCTTTTCCTTTCAGCTCGGCATGCCGCCCATGATATACCAGGAAGTCTGTGACGCTGATCATCCGCGTAACTTGACCGatgacgactttgacgaAGATACGGATGTGCCACCTTCAAGACCACCAATCTATCCCACGCCCCTACTGGCTTGGCGTATCAAGTCTCATCTGTGCCGTCTGATCCGCCGTGTCCTCATACACACTCTCGCGGTAGAACCGCGACCATACGAAGAAACAATGGGACTCCAGGCGGAGCTGGAGGCCTTCTACGACGGCATCCCCCCCTGCTACAACATTCGGCCCATCAACAGCACCTCCCCCGAGGATCAGGGCCACACCATCATGCACCGCCTGATCCTCGAGCTCTCGTACCGCAAGACTCTCTGCGTGCTGCACCGGCCCTACCTCAGCGTTGCCAAGGATGAGCCCCGATACAGACTGTCCCGCGACATCTGCCGCGCCGCCGCCCAGCGGATACTGGACCTCCATCTTGAGTTTGATGAGGCCATCCGTGAGGGCGGGCGAATGTACCATGACCGCTTTATGGTCTCGAGCCTGACTCTGCATGACTTTCTCGTTGCCGCCATGATCTTGTGCCTTGATCTCTGCGAGTCAACCGATACAAG TCCATATGATCGCCAGCACCGTATCCAACTCCTCCAGAGAGCACACGCAATCTGGAACGAGCGCGGTGCCAAGTCCAAAGACGCCCGGCATGCCGCAAAAGTCCTCcacgccatcctcatccgcgTCGAGGCCCCGGCCGCCACCACCATTTCTGAACCCGGGACTCTTGAGACGGCCAGCACCGAGTATGCCTACATCGATGGCGGTACCTCTGGAGCTATGCCTGATCTTTCCGGGATCTCGATTGCCGAGTATTCTATCGATTATCAAGAGTTCCTTCCAATGGAAAACTACTTCGGTTCTGCCGAGGGTTTTGACTGG ATATCAATTGACCACTATCTCCGATCTGGGAACGTGAATGAACCCCAATAG
- a CDS encoding Zn(2)-C6 fungal-type domain-containing protein produces MSTFTALNGGSPPRASDPPTVTVEKSSASDERAHSTAATQPPPTPELSSNQRPAQDTDRPSFQSPGYPDVEGSHKRKRSDSLEQRRDPIPQDRSPEVVAGPPQPDSREPYGTPSRDYRHYGDEHRDKDSWYAQQGRDERSYDSQQNSATSAHGQTEEQISDALRRAAGQMDHGDYSNASPEGDDRSMMYGGQYTPEQRRDGVLQHDPKKRKRNFSNRTKTGCLTCRKRKKKCDEQKPECGNCLRGSFVCAGYPPQRGPGWQKPDSKAAAVPLESKDPTYVPPGAYGMPQPGPYGAQPVKREPLPPYRGQALRIDPPQGRPLVTEDDRPTASTLPSASVTSPENKLSAMPYTPANVFPTPVSANPQPPPPFGERMTKEYQRVPPLHDLSRTEPETPHPGNQLPQIKVLQPTRTNSPAPPPPAPTSNAQVAAQLALSHSQFPQRRTQKEEMLSGRHFYPFDKELCLERERCAAACWRFNNLTTPPTIGVSTEERARLFLEILKPRDPVRVSPTELSPVTNVGRVGSHVTVETPFTCDYGYNITIGHHVAIGRNCTINDVGEVKIGDNCVIGPNVSIFTASLPIDPKKRQGGQGPQLGKPIIIEQDCWIGGGAMILPGRTIGKGSTVGAGSIVTKDVPPFTIVAGNPARVLRGIAS; encoded by the exons ATGTCGACCTTTACCGCCCTTAATGGGGGCTCGCCTCCTAGGGCTTCTGATCCGCCCACCGTGACTGTTGAAAAGAGCTCCGCCTCAGATGAACGCGCACACAGCACGGCCGCGACTCAGCCTCCGCCCACCCCTGAGCTATCATCGAACCAAAGACCCGCCCAGGATACTGACAGACCATCATTCCAATCGCCCGGCTACCCCGACGTAGAGGGCTCTCACAAGCGCAAGCGCTCCGACTCTCTTGAGCAGCGACGAGATCCTATACCTCAGGATCGGTCTCCGGAAGTAGTGGCAGGCCCTCCCCAACCTGATTCACGCGAGCCCTACGGAACTCCTTCAAGAGATTATCGACATTACGGTGATGAGCACCGGGACAAGGACTCCTGGTATGCGCAGCAGGGACGTGATGAGCGCAGCTATGATTCTCAGCAGAACTCTGCCACCTCAGCCCACGGCCAGACGGAGGAACAGATCAGTGATGCGCTGCGAAGGGCTGCTGGCCAGATGGACCACGGCGACTATTCCAACGCCAGCCCCGAGGGCGATGACCGGTCCATGATGTATGGCGGCCAGTACACGCCCGAGCAAAGGCGCGATGGCGTCTTGCAGCACGACCCCAAGAAACGGAAGAGGAACTTTAGCAATCGAACCAAGACAGGCTGTCTGACCTGTCGTAAACGCAAGAAGAAGTGCGATGAGCAAAAGCCCGAGT GCGGTAACTGTCTCCGTGGTAGTTTTGTTTGTGCTGGCTACCCTCCTCAACGGGGCCCAGGGTGGCAGAAGCCCGACAGCAAGGCCGCAGCAGTTCCCCTCGAGTCCAAGGATCCGACTTATGTGCCACCAGGAGCTTATGGAATGCCACAACCAGGCCCTTACGGTGCCCAGCCGGTGAAGCGTGAACCCCTGCCGCCGTATCGCGGCCAGGCCTTGCGGATTGACCCCCCACAAGGCCGCCCTTTGGTGACCGAGGACGACCGGCCAACGGCATCAACATTGCCCAGCGCGTCCGTCACAAGTCCCGAAAACAAACTCTCTGCCATGCCTTATACTCCCGCAAACGTATTTCCAACTCCAGTCAGCGCAAACCctcaaccaccaccgcctTTTGGAGAAAGGATGACCAAGGAATATCAACGCGTGCCTCCCCTGCACGATCTCAGCAGGACGGAGCCCGAGACTCCTCATCCTGGGAACCAGCTCCCGCAGATTAAGGTCTTACAACCGACGAGGACGAATAGTCcggctcctcctccgcctgcaCCAACCTCAAATGCTCAGGTCGCAGCGCAACTGGCCCTCTCGCACTCGCAGTTCCCGCAGAGACGGACacagaaggaggagatgctATCAGGAAGACACTTCTATCCCTTCGACAAGGAGCTTTGCCTGGAGCGTGAGCGTTGCGCCGCAGCCTGCTGGAGATTCAACAATCTCACCACTCCGCCGACCATCGGCGTGTCTACTGAGGAGCGAGCTCGACTATttctcgagatcctcaagccTCGCGATCCCGTTCGAGTCTCTCCAACGGAGCTCTCACCAGTCACCAACGTGGGTCGCGTGGGTAGTCATGTTACTGTCGAAACTCCCTTCACCTGCGACTACGGATACAACATTACCATCGGACACCATGTGGCAATTGGACGCAATTGCACAATCAATGATGTTGGCGAAGTCAAGATTGGCGACAACTGTGTGATTGGACCCAATGTCAGCATCTTCACGGCCTCGCTGCCCATCGACCCCAAGAAGCGCCAGGGTGGACAGGGTCCCCAGCTTGGAAAGCCCATTATCATTGAGCAGGACTGCTGGATCGGCGGAGGTGCCATGATCCTTCCTGGGCGAACCATTGGCAAGGGTAGCACTGTAGGCGCTGGATCAATTGTGACCAAG GATGTTCCTCCCTTCACAATTGTTGCTGGAAACCCAGCAAGGGTTCTCCGCGGCATCGCTTCATAA